Proteins encoded within one genomic window of Candidatus Krumholzibacteriia bacterium:
- the trpB gene encoding tryptophan synthase subunit beta: MTGTRFGAYGGQFVPETVMPCLLELEAAYRDARADAAFVAELDHLLAHYVGRPTPLYRADRFAETLAEGVRVYLKREDLNHTGAHKINNCVGQALLARRMGKTRLVAETGAGQHGVATATVAARFGMRCTVYMGEVDMARQHPNVVRMEMLGATVVPVTTGSRTLKDATSETIRDWVTNVHDTHYIIGSVVGPHPYPAIVRDLQSVIGRETRAQILEMEGRLPTDIVACVGGGSNAMGIFHAFLDDDVRLFGVEGGGSHEGHSATLAEGRPGVLHGAFSYLLQDEDGQVRPAHSISAGLDYPGVGPEHSALKDAGRVVYERASDGEALDAFETLARCEGILPALESAHAVAFVRRHFARANRVGGLVVVNLSGRGDKDVDAIAAQRARP; this comes from the coding sequence ATGACCGGCACCCGCTTTGGCGCCTACGGCGGACAGTTCGTGCCGGAAACGGTGATGCCGTGCCTGCTCGAGCTGGAGGCGGCGTACCGCGACGCGCGCGCCGACGCCGCCTTCGTAGCCGAACTCGACCATCTCCTCGCGCACTACGTCGGCCGCCCCACACCGCTCTACCGTGCGGACCGCTTTGCCGAGACGCTCGCCGAGGGCGTGCGCGTGTACCTGAAACGCGAAGACCTCAACCACACCGGCGCACACAAGATCAACAACTGCGTGGGACAGGCGCTGCTCGCGCGCCGCATGGGCAAGACACGCCTGGTGGCGGAAACCGGCGCCGGGCAGCACGGCGTGGCGACGGCCACGGTGGCGGCGCGCTTCGGCATGCGCTGTACGGTGTACATGGGCGAGGTCGACATGGCGCGCCAGCACCCCAACGTGGTGCGCATGGAGATGCTGGGCGCAACCGTGGTGCCGGTGACCACCGGCTCGCGCACGCTCAAGGACGCCACCAGCGAAACCATCCGCGACTGGGTGACGAACGTGCACGACACGCACTACATCATCGGGTCCGTGGTGGGACCACACCCCTACCCGGCCATCGTGCGCGACCTGCAGAGTGTGATCGGCCGCGAGACCCGCGCGCAGATTCTCGAGATGGAAGGCCGCCTCCCCACCGACATCGTGGCGTGCGTGGGCGGCGGCTCCAACGCCATGGGTATTTTTCACGCCTTTCTCGACGACGACGTGCGCCTCTTCGGCGTCGAGGGCGGCGGCTCGCACGAGGGCCATTCGGCGACGCTCGCCGAGGGACGCCCCGGCGTGTTGCACGGCGCGTTCAGCTATCTTCTGCAGGACGAAGACGGCCAGGTCCGTCCCGCGCATTCCATATCCGCCGGCCTCGATTATCCCGGGGTCGGCCCCGAACACAGCGCGCTCAAGGACGCGGGTCGCGTCGTCTACGAGCGTGCATCCGACGGCGAGGCGCTCGACGCGTTCGAAACTCTCGCGCGGTGCGAAGGAATCCTCCCGGCGCTCGAATCAGCCCACGCAGTGGCGTTCGTGCGCCGTCATTTCGCCCGGGCGAATCGCGTTGGAGGCCTCGTCGTCGTCAATCTTTCCGGCCGTGGCGACAAGGACGTCGACGCCATCGCCGCACAGCGGGCGCGACCGTGA
- the trpA gene encoding tryptophan synthase subunit alpha, which yields MKALSQTTGALRTDGRKALVAFLTAGYPDEATFAATVRAAVAAGADVIEVGIPFSDPIADGPVIQASSAAALARGMTLRRALSLCAELGADVPLVVMTYVNPVLAMGVEAFADAAARAGVSGVILPDVSFEESPAFRAPLRAAGLACINLIAPTSSDERVRDIASVAEGFVYLVSLTGVTGARDAAAADLAALAGRVRAASAAPVYVGFGIKTPEQARGAARHADGVIIGSRLLELAADGTADGAPGRVGDFLATVRGVLDREGR from the coding sequence GTGAAAGCGCTCTCGCAAACCACCGGCGCACTGCGCACGGACGGGCGCAAGGCGCTGGTGGCGTTTCTGACCGCCGGCTATCCCGACGAGGCAACCTTCGCGGCCACGGTTCGCGCCGCGGTCGCGGCGGGCGCCGACGTCATCGAAGTCGGTATTCCGTTTTCCGATCCCATCGCCGACGGCCCGGTCATCCAGGCCTCGTCCGCCGCGGCCCTCGCGCGCGGCATGACACTGCGCCGCGCGCTCTCGCTGTGCGCCGAGCTGGGCGCCGACGTCCCCCTCGTGGTGATGACCTACGTGAATCCCGTGCTGGCCATGGGCGTGGAGGCATTCGCCGACGCCGCCGCCCGCGCGGGCGTCTCGGGCGTGATTCTGCCCGACGTTTCCTTCGAAGAATCTCCGGCCTTTCGTGCCCCGCTGCGCGCCGCCGGTCTTGCCTGCATCAACCTGATCGCCCCGACCTCCAGCGACGAACGTGTCCGCGACATTGCGTCCGTTGCGGAGGGTTTCGTGTACCTGGTCTCGTTGACCGGTGTAACCGGAGCCCGCGATGCGGCCGCGGCCGATCTCGCAGCGCTCGCAGGACGCGTCCGCGCCGCATCCGCCGCCCCGGTGTACGTGGGGTTCGGCATCAAGACGCCGGAGCAGGCGCGCGGCGCCGCCCGCCACGCCGACGGCGTCATCATCGGCAGCCGGCTGCTGGAACTGGCCGCCGACGGCACCGCGGACGGGGCTCCCGGCCGCGTGGGCGACTTTCTGGCCACGGTACGCGGCGTGCTCGACCGGGAAGGCCGATAA
- the aroF gene encoding 3-deoxy-7-phosphoheptulonate synthase, whose protein sequence is MIVVMKSDASMSDISSVIKTLESMGYRPHPTRGAERTIIGIANARDGADFSLLASAVGVEQVIPITKAYKMVSREFKPENTVVTVNGVSVGGKEFVVMAGPCAVEGREQVMSAARAVRASGASILRGGAFKPRTSPYSFQGLGEEGLQILLAAKRETGLPIVTEVITPDLVPLVSEYADILQIGARNMQNYALLEAVGKVRKPVLLKRGMMSTVEELLMAAEYVLSNGNQQVILCERGIRTFENATRNTLDISAVPVIKRNSHLPIIVDPSHAAGHTEFVAPLALAAVAAGADGIIVEVHPCPETAWCDGVQSLTPEMFEEMMKGVRAIAAVTGRPLHEPQ, encoded by the coding sequence ATGATCGTCGTTATGAAGTCGGACGCGTCGATGTCCGACATTTCGAGCGTCATCAAGACCCTCGAGTCGATGGGATACCGGCCCCACCCCACGCGTGGCGCCGAACGCACCATCATCGGCATCGCCAACGCGCGCGACGGGGCGGACTTCAGCCTGCTCGCCAGCGCGGTGGGTGTGGAGCAGGTGATTCCCATCACCAAGGCCTACAAGATGGTGAGCCGCGAGTTCAAACCCGAGAACACCGTGGTCACCGTGAACGGCGTGTCGGTGGGCGGCAAGGAGTTCGTCGTGATGGCGGGTCCCTGCGCGGTGGAAGGGCGCGAGCAGGTGATGTCGGCGGCGCGCGCGGTGCGCGCCAGCGGCGCGTCCATCCTGCGCGGCGGCGCCTTCAAGCCCCGCACGTCACCCTACAGCTTCCAGGGACTCGGCGAAGAGGGACTGCAGATCCTGCTCGCGGCCAAACGCGAGACGGGGCTGCCCATCGTCACCGAAGTCATCACCCCCGACCTGGTTCCGCTGGTGAGCGAGTACGCCGACATCCTGCAGATCGGCGCGCGCAACATGCAGAACTACGCGCTGCTCGAGGCGGTGGGCAAGGTGCGCAAGCCGGTGTTGCTCAAGCGCGGCATGATGTCCACGGTCGAGGAACTGCTCATGGCCGCCGAGTACGTGCTCTCCAACGGCAACCAGCAGGTGATCCTGTGCGAGCGCGGCATCCGGACCTTCGAGAACGCCACCCGCAACACGCTGGACATCTCCGCGGTGCCCGTCATCAAGCGCAACTCCCATTTGCCCATCATCGTGGATCCGAGCCACGCCGCCGGTCACACCGAGTTCGTGGCACCGCTGGCGCTGGCCGCGGTGGCGGCGGGCGCCGACGGCATCATCGTCGAGGTGCACCCCTGCCCGGAGACGGCGTGGTGCGACGGCGTGCAGAGCCTGACCCCGGAGATGTTCGAGGAGATGATGAAGGGAGTTCGCGCCATCGCCGCCGTTACGGGCCGACCGCTGCACGAACCCCAGTGA
- the aroE gene encoding shikimate dehydrogenase, protein MASAGKTLLFGLIGDPAAHSLSPFIMNRAFDSLGLDAMYVAFGVKPERLQASVAGLGTMGIAGLNVTYPYKEEILYHIDAISSEAEIINAVNTVLFFDDEIQGFNTDAPGTAIALETFTDAPVEGARAFIYGMGGSARAAAYGLLERGAERVTFAVRSAEKGPMVLERFEFAFPEQDVDVVRMGGVDDIVPRRDAFMGADIVINATPVGMEGMASGDLIDNPAWISPEQTFFDFVYHPRQTPFLETARRAGARTLGGIALLVAQASESFRIWTDHGFDVKEMVEAVEEFSRAEPPTGRGLH, encoded by the coding sequence GTGGCTTCTGCGGGAAAGACGCTTCTCTTCGGCCTGATCGGCGACCCGGCGGCGCACAGCCTCTCGCCGTTCATCATGAACCGCGCCTTCGACTCGCTGGGGCTGGACGCGATGTACGTGGCGTTCGGCGTCAAGCCGGAGCGGCTGCAGGCGTCGGTGGCGGGGCTGGGGACGATGGGCATCGCCGGGCTCAACGTCACCTATCCTTATAAGGAGGAGATCCTCTACCATATCGACGCCATTTCATCAGAGGCCGAGATCATCAACGCGGTCAACACCGTGCTCTTCTTCGACGACGAAATCCAGGGTTTCAATACCGACGCCCCCGGCACCGCCATTGCGCTGGAGACCTTCACCGACGCGCCCGTCGAGGGTGCGCGCGCATTCATCTACGGCATGGGTGGTTCGGCGCGCGCCGCGGCCTACGGCCTGCTGGAACGCGGCGCCGAGCGGGTGACGTTTGCGGTGCGGTCCGCCGAGAAAGGACCCATGGTGCTGGAACGGTTCGAGTTTGCCTTTCCGGAACAGGACGTCGACGTGGTGCGCATGGGTGGGGTGGACGACATCGTGCCGCGGCGCGATGCGTTCATGGGGGCCGACATCGTCATCAACGCCACCCCGGTGGGGATGGAGGGGATGGCGTCGGGCGATCTCATCGACAACCCCGCGTGGATTTCCCCCGAGCAGACCTTCTTCGACTTCGTCTATCATCCGCGCCAGACCCCGTTCCTGGAAACCGCGCGCCGCGCCGGCGCACGAACGCTGGGCGGCATCGCGCTGCTGGTGGCGCAGGCGTCGGAGAGCTTTCGCATCTGGACCGACCATGGTTTCGACGTGAAGGAAATGGTGGAAGCGGTGGAGGAGTTCTCGCGCGCGGAGCCACCCACCGGACGGGGGCTGCACTGA
- the aroA gene encoding 3-phosphoshikimate 1-carboxyvinyltransferase, with translation MKRTVHQAARLEGILKVPGDKSISHRALILGAAARGRQVIDGLSDSRDVLTTVQALRAMGCFVESMPDGRTIVLPSSLHAEFDIDAGNSGTTARLLAGFGAARASRCRIDGDASLRRRPMGRIAEPLARMGASVVLADGGTLPATIDGGSLRGIEYTLPVASAQVKSAILIAGLFAEGETTVIEPVATRDHTEIMLAAMGVDVAREGNRISLHGGSRVEGTHVTIPGDISSAAFFMVAAAIRPGSQLHLPFTGINPRRTGILTVLRAMGADITLEVTHDGCEAACDLTVSAGDLHGIEIDDPAAVASIIDEIPVLAVAATQAEGTTTIRGAGELRHKESDRIEAIVSNLRAMGARIEAEADDIVIEGPTPLRGAAVRSFQDHRMAMAMTIAGLAADGTTEIDDVDAVEISYPGFYNDLRSLVRPA, from the coding sequence ATGAAGCGTACCGTCCACCAAGCCGCACGCCTCGAGGGCATTCTCAAGGTTCCCGGTGACAAATCTATTTCGCACCGCGCACTCATCCTGGGCGCCGCGGCCCGCGGCCGCCAGGTGATCGACGGCCTCTCCGACTCCCGCGACGTTCTCACCACCGTGCAGGCCCTGCGCGCAATGGGCTGTTTCGTGGAATCGATGCCCGACGGGCGCACCATCGTACTCCCCAGTTCGCTGCACGCGGAGTTCGACATCGACGCCGGCAACTCGGGGACGACGGCGCGCCTGCTGGCGGGCTTCGGGGCCGCGCGCGCGTCGCGCTGCCGCATCGACGGCGACGCGTCGCTGCGGCGCCGCCCCATGGGGCGCATCGCCGAGCCGCTGGCGCGCATGGGGGCCAGCGTGGTGCTGGCCGACGGCGGCACCCTGCCGGCAACCATCGATGGCGGTTCCCTGCGCGGCATCGAGTACACGCTTCCGGTGGCGAGTGCGCAGGTGAAGTCGGCGATTCTGATCGCCGGTCTCTTCGCCGAGGGGGAGACCACCGTCATCGAACCGGTCGCCACCCGCGACCACACCGAGATCATGCTCGCCGCCATGGGGGTGGACGTTGCGCGCGAGGGCAACCGCATCAGCCTCCATGGCGGGTCGCGCGTGGAGGGAACCCACGTCACCATTCCGGGGGATATTTCATCCGCGGCGTTCTTCATGGTGGCCGCCGCCATCCGTCCCGGCTCCCAATTGCACCTGCCCTTCACCGGCATCAACCCGCGGCGCACGGGTATACTGACGGTCCTGCGCGCGATGGGCGCGGATATCACGCTGGAGGTCACCCACGACGGGTGCGAGGCGGCGTGCGACCTCACCGTGAGCGCCGGTGATCTGCACGGAATTGAAATCGACGACCCCGCCGCGGTGGCATCTATTATTGACGAGATTCCGGTGCTGGCCGTGGCCGCCACCCAGGCGGAGGGCACCACCACCATACGCGGTGCGGGCGAGTTGCGGCACAAGGAGTCCGACCGCATTGAGGCCATCGTGAGCAACTTGCGCGCGATGGGCGCGCGCATCGAGGCGGAGGCGGATGACATCGTCATCGAGGGACCCACGCCGCTGCGCGGCGCGGCGGTGCGTTCCTTTCAGGATCATCGCATGGCGATGGCCATGACCATCGCGGGGCTCGCGGCGGACGGGACCACCGAGATCGACGACGTCGACGCGGTGGAGATATCCTACCCGGGCTTCTACAACGATCTGCGGTCGCTGGTGCGGCCGGCATAA